From a region of the Drosophila virilis strain 15010-1051.87 chromosome 3, Dvir_AGI_RSII-ME, whole genome shotgun sequence genome:
- the hry gene encoding protein hairy, with the protein MVTGITTTMSPNVLGTAVVSTQQQQQQQQHKEAPIKSDRRSNKPIMEKRRRARINNCLNELKTLILDATKKDPARHSKLEKADILEKTVKHLQELQRQQAAMQQAADPKIINKFKAGFADCANEVSRFPGLDSTQRRRLLQHLSNCINGVKTELHHQQRQQALAQAQSLHAQVVLPSPPSSPEQEPSVTPVAASGNNNSSSNNTNTTAPYLFGQIQQNANGYFLPNGMQVIPTKLPNGSIALVLPQSLPQQQQQQLLQQHQHHQQQQQLAAAAAAAAAAAAAVAQQHQQSPLLVAMPQRTASTGSASSHSSAGYESAPSSSSSRGSYAPPSPANSAYEPMDVKPSVIQRVPHMHLEQQPLSLVIKKQIKVEEEQPWRPW; encoded by the exons ATGGTTACCGGCATTACCACAACCATGAGCCCCAATGTATTGGGCACCGCTGTCGTCTccacgcagcaacagcagcagcagcagcagcacaaggAGGCGCCAATCAAAAGCGATCGTCGG TCGAACAAACCGATTATGGAGAAACGTCGACGTGCACGCATCAACAATTGCCTGAACGAGCTTAAGACTCTCATCCTGGATGCTACCAAAAAAGAC CCGGCGCGTCATTCCAAGCTGGAGAAGGCCGACATTCTGGAGAAGACAGTCAAACATCTGCAGGAACTGCAGCGCCAGCAGGCAGCCATGCAACAGGCCGCCGATCCCAAGATCATAAACAAGTTCAAGGCCGGCTTTGCCGATTGCGCCAATGAGGTGAGCCGCTTCCCCGGTCTCGACTCCACCCAACGTCGCCGTCTGCTGCAGCATCTGAGCAACTGCATCAATGGCGTCAAGACCGAACTGCATCatcagcagcgccagcaggcGCTAGCCCAGGCGCAATCGCTGCATGCCCAAGTTGTGCTGCCCTCGCCGCCCAGCTCGCCGGAGCAGGAGCCGTCCGTCACGCCAGTTGCagccagcggcaacaacaacagcagcagcaacaacaccaacacaaCAGCGCCCTATCTTTTTGGCCAGATCCAACAGAATGCGAATGGCTACTTCTTGCCCAATGGCATGCAGGTGATACCGACCAAGCTGCCCAACGGCAGCATTGCGCTCGTGCTGCCCCAGAgcctgccacagcagcagcagcagcagttgctgcagcagcaccaacatcaccagcagcaacagcaactggcagcagccgcggctgccgctgccgccgccgctgcagccgtggcacagcagcatcagcagtcACCGCTGCTGGTGGCGATGCCGCAGCGCACGGCCAGCACCGGTTCCGCCAGCTCGCACTCCTCGGCCGGTTACGAATCGgcgccgagcagcagcagcagcagaggcagctaTGCGCCGCCCAGTCCCGCCAACTCCGCGTACGAGCCTATGGATGTGAAGCCCTCGGTTATACAGCGTGTGCCGCATATGCATttggagcagcagccgctcTCGCTGGTCATCAAGAAGCAGATCAAGGTGGAGGAGGAGCAGCCCTGGCGGCCCTGGTAA